Proteins encoded by one window of Luteimonas yindakuii:
- a CDS encoding ATP-binding response regulator, which produces MTGVLGMSELLLDSPLAPQQRRYAQSIRQAGEHLMRLLNDALDLARIEAGRLELDPRPFDPRVLLQDVAGLMAPLAGQRGLGFVEDVDPALPRWLVGDAMRVRQILLNLLGNAIKFTERGHVSLVAACAEDGVRFEIRDTGPGLNAGQRERLFRRFEQADGARTAARYGGSGLGLAICQELAAEMRGRITVDSTPGEGTSFSVWLPLPAAATGPDEIAELADAQNAPTAPSGLDVLLVEDDPTVAEVIAGLLRGQGHTVVHAGHGLAALVALRGTMMDVALVDLDLPGIDGIAVAGQLRAQSPGIALVAITARADAEAEPMARAAGVDGFLRKPLTGRMLADALRDACARRQEDPLE; this is translated from the coding sequence ATGACCGGCGTGCTCGGCATGAGCGAGCTGCTGCTCGATTCCCCGCTCGCGCCGCAGCAGCGCCGCTATGCGCAGTCGATCCGCCAGGCCGGCGAACACCTGATGCGCCTGCTCAACGATGCGCTCGACCTTGCCCGCATCGAAGCGGGTCGCCTCGAACTGGACCCGCGACCGTTCGATCCGCGCGTGCTGCTGCAGGACGTCGCCGGGCTGATGGCGCCGCTGGCGGGCCAGCGCGGCCTGGGGTTCGTCGAAGACGTCGACCCGGCCCTGCCGCGCTGGCTGGTGGGCGACGCCATGCGCGTGCGGCAGATCCTGCTCAACCTGCTCGGCAACGCGATCAAGTTCACCGAGCGTGGCCATGTCAGCCTGGTGGCGGCATGCGCGGAGGACGGGGTGCGCTTCGAGATCCGTGATACCGGGCCCGGCCTCAACGCCGGACAGCGCGAACGCCTGTTCCGCCGTTTCGAACAGGCCGATGGCGCGCGCACCGCCGCGCGCTATGGCGGCAGCGGCCTGGGGCTTGCGATCTGCCAGGAGCTGGCCGCGGAGATGCGCGGCCGCATCACCGTCGACAGCACGCCGGGGGAGGGCACCAGTTTCTCGGTGTGGTTGCCGCTGCCGGCCGCGGCGACCGGCCCCGACGAGATCGCAGAGCTTGCGGACGCGCAGAATGCGCCGACTGCGCCTTCGGGGCTCGATGTGCTGCTGGTGGAGGACGACCCGACCGTGGCCGAGGTGATCGCCGGACTGCTGCGCGGCCAGGGGCACACGGTGGTCCATGCCGGCCATGGCCTGGCCGCGCTCGTCGCATTGCGCGGGACGATGATGGACGTGGCGCTGGTGGATCTCGACCTGCCCGGCATCGACGGGATCGCGGTCGCCGGACAGCTGCGGGCGCAGTCACCCGGCATCGCGCTGGTCGCGATCACCGCGCGCGCGGATGCCGAAGCGGAGCCGATGGCGCGTGCGGCCGGCGTCGACGGCTTCCTCCGCAAGCCGCTCACGGGCAGGATGCTCGCCGATGCGCTGCGCGACGCCTGCGCGCGCCGCCAGGAGGATCCGCTCGAATGA